A single genomic interval of Scylla paramamosain isolate STU-SP2022 chromosome 4, ASM3559412v1, whole genome shotgun sequence harbors:
- the LOC135097954 gene encoding uncharacterized protein LOC135097954 isoform X1 — protein sequence MQRETGLCVCLYIRTPLTSMSTQQEEDLDTCYSSGPSLCLAGLARSGEGRDHARFYATTLKTGHGILFWVAQVVMPGLDLTGWLSFETVLLHGLQGDGGGHKTSKSWGSVINPLDVISGASLEVCDLPVLCVLYWCSLGVVSSTLTAGTVREGGGDPECRRGTRLCRMKSPTGIPECGADALRSTLCSTSFRSQCGIDRCG from the exons ATGCAGCGAGAGActggcctgtgtgtctgtctgtacatcC GCACACCCTTGACCTCCATGTCcacccagcaggaggaagatctGGACACCTGTTACTCCTCTGGTCCCTCCCTTTGCCTCGCTGGGCTGGCCAGgtcaggggaggggagagaccaTGCTCGCTTCTACGCAACGACCTTGAAGACGGGTCACGGCATCCTCTTCTGGGTGGCTCAGGTGGTCATGCCGGGACTCGACTTGACGGGGTGGCTTTCCTTTGAG actgtgctgctgcatggcctccagggtgatggtggcggccacAAGACGTCCAAGTCCTGGGGCAGTGTGATAAACCCCCTGGATGTCATCAGTGGGGCGTCCCTGGAGGTGTGTGACTTGCCGGTGCTGTGTGTTCTGTACTGGTGTTCATTGGGTGTGGTGAGCAGTACCTTGACAGCAG GTACTGtgcgagagggtggaggggaccCTGAATGCAGAAGAGGTACTCGCTTGTGTCGTATGAAGTCCCCCACAGGCATCCCAGAGTGTGGAGCTGATGCCCTTCGCTCCACCCTGTGCTCCACCAGCTTCAGGAGTCAGTGTGGCATAGATAGATGTGGATGA
- the LOC135097954 gene encoding uncharacterized protein LOC135097954 isoform X2, translating into MQRETGLCVCLYIRTPLTSMSTQQEEDLDTCYSSGPSLCLAGLARSGEGRDHARFYATTLKTGHGILFWVAQVVMPGLDLTGWLSFETVLLHGLQGDGGGHKTSKSWGSVINPLDVISGASLEVLCERVEGTLNAEEVLACVV; encoded by the exons ATGCAGCGAGAGActggcctgtgtgtctgtctgtacatcC GCACACCCTTGACCTCCATGTCcacccagcaggaggaagatctGGACACCTGTTACTCCTCTGGTCCCTCCCTTTGCCTCGCTGGGCTGGCCAGgtcaggggaggggagagaccaTGCTCGCTTCTACGCAACGACCTTGAAGACGGGTCACGGCATCCTCTTCTGGGTGGCTCAGGTGGTCATGCCGGGACTCGACTTGACGGGGTGGCTTTCCTTTGAG actgtgctgctgcatggcctccagggtgatggtggcggccacAAGACGTCCAAGTCCTGGGGCAGTGTGATAAACCCCCTGGATGTCATCAGTGGGGCGTCCCTGGAG GTACTGtgcgagagggtggaggggaccCTGAATGCAGAAGAGGTACTCGCTTGTGTCGTATGA